One Rosa chinensis cultivar Old Blush chromosome 5, RchiOBHm-V2, whole genome shotgun sequence genomic region harbors:
- the LOC112164741 gene encoding transcription initiation factor TFIID subunit 6b isoform X2, whose translation MLHLLSPQISSTGFARSCRFRHFCHNLQPRLTRTLLHAFLDPTKALPQHYGAIQGLAALGPNVVCLLILPNLDSYMQLLEPEMILEKQKNEIKRHEAWRVYGAFAVCCLLQLILFGSAMEGLQQQ comes from the exons ATGTTGCACTTGCTCTCACCCCAGATATCGAGTACCGGATTCGCGAGATCATGCAG ATTTAGACATTTTTGTCATAATCTTCAGCCACGTTTGACAAGGACTTTGCTTCACGCTTTCTTGGACCCAACCAAAGCATTACCCCAACATTATGGCGCAATTCAAGGGCTAGCAGCTCTTGGTCCCAATGTG GTTTGCTTACTTATACTACCAAATCTCGATTCGTATATGCAACTTCTTGAGCCAGAAATGATACTTGAGAAGCAAAAGAATGAGATAAAGAGGCATGAAGCTTGGCGTGTCTATGGGGCCTTTGCTG TTTGCTGTCTCCTCCAGCTCATCCTGTTTGGAAGTGCAATGGAAGGATTGCAACAACAATGA
- the LOC112164741 gene encoding transcription initiation factor TFIID subunit 6b isoform X3: MLHLLSPQISSTGFARSCRFRHFCHNLQPRLTRTLLHAFLDPTKALPQHYGAIQGLAALGPNVVCLLILPNLDSYMQLLEPEMILEKQKNEIKRHEAWRVYGAFAVCGWPMHA, from the exons ATGTTGCACTTGCTCTCACCCCAGATATCGAGTACCGGATTCGCGAGATCATGCAG ATTTAGACATTTTTGTCATAATCTTCAGCCACGTTTGACAAGGACTTTGCTTCACGCTTTCTTGGACCCAACCAAAGCATTACCCCAACATTATGGCGCAATTCAAGGGCTAGCAGCTCTTGGTCCCAATGTG GTTTGCTTACTTATACTACCAAATCTCGATTCGTATATGCAACTTCTTGAGCCAGAAATGATACTTGAGAAGCAAAAGAATGAGATAAAGAGGCATGAAGCTTGGCGTGTCTATGGGGCCTTTGCTG TGTGCGGCTGGCCAATGCATGCATGA
- the LOC112164741 gene encoding probable LRR receptor-like serine/threonine-protein kinase At3g47570 isoform X1, translating to MDSPKTAYLETGFWLSIQMSDGMEVAIKVFNLQLEGAFASFDTECEILSNIRHRNLIKVISCCSQIDFKALVLNYMPNGSLDKWSYFQNFSLNILQRLNILIDVALALEYLHHGYETPIVHCDLKPSNILLDDDMGAHVADFGIAKRLGGGDSMTRTMTLATIGYMAPEYGMEGMVTRRGDVYSFGIVVM from the exons ATGGATTCACCGAAAACAGCTTACTTGGAGACGGGGTTTTGGCTCAGTATACAAATGTCAGACGGTATGGAGGTTGCCATAAAGGTTTTCAATTTACAGTTAGAAGGGGCATTCGCAAGTTTTGATACTGAATGTGAAATACTAAGCAATATTCGTCACCGGAATCTTATCAAAGTCATCAGCTGTTGCAGCCAGATTGATTTCAAAGCTCTCGTATTGAACTACATGCCTAACGGTAGTCTTGACAAATGGTCGTATTTTCAGAACTTTTCCTTGAACATCCTTCAGAGGTTGAATATATTGATTGATGTTGCGTTGGCATTGGAGTACCTTCATCATGGTTATGAAACACCTATTGTCCATTGTGATTTGAAGCCCAGCAATATATTACTAGATGATGATATGGGTGCACATGTTGCTGATTTTGGCATCGCAAAACGCTTGGGTGGAGGAGATTCTATGACTCGAACCATGACCCTTGCCACAATCGGTTATATGGCTCCAG AGTATGGAATGGAAGGAATGGTAACCAGAAGAGGGGATGTGTATAGTTTTGGTATTGTAGTGATGTAG